The following are from one region of the Anolis carolinensis isolate JA03-04 unplaced genomic scaffold, rAnoCar3.1.pri scaffold_18, whole genome shotgun sequence genome:
- the LOC134294693 gene encoding gastrula zinc finger protein XlCGF7.1-like: protein MEEKAYKCIECGKSFSQHGKLKTHQRTHTGEKPYNCLECGQSFTQKGNLNTHQRTHTGEKPYNCLECGQSFACSSGLRSHQRTHTGEKPYNCLECGQSFTQSPGLRVHQSTHTGEKPYKCLECGQSFTRKGNLLTHQRTHTGEKPYKCLECGQSFVHSSSLRSHQMTHTGEKPYKCLECGQSFARSGALRLHQSTHTGEKPYKCRECGQSFAHSSDLRSHQRTHVVYCRKIELKYSVPSPIARVRFQDHPQ, encoded by the coding sequence atggaggagaaagcatataaatgtatcgaatgtggaaagagctttagtcagcatggaaagctgaagacacatcaaaggactcacactggggagaaaccctataactgcctggagtgtggacagagctttactcagaagggaaacttaaatacacatcaaaggactcacactggggagaaaccctataactgcctggagtgtggacagagctttgcttgtagttcaggactacgttcacatcaaagaactcacactggggagaaaccctataactgcctggagtgtggacaaagcttcactcAGAGTCCAGGTCTCCGTGTACATCAAagcactcacactggggagaaaccctataagtgcctggagtgtggacagagctttactcggaAGGGAAACTTACtaacacatcaaagaactcacactggggagaaaccctataagtgtcttgagtgtggacagagctttgttcATAGTTCAAGTCTTCGTTCACATCAaatgactcacactggggagaaaccctataagtgcctggagtgtggacagagctttgctcggagtGGAGCTCTACGTTTGCATCAAagcactcacactggggagaaaccctataagtgcCGGGAGTGTGGCCAGAGCTTCGCTCATAGTTCagacctacgttcacatcaaaggactcatgtggtgtattgtagaaagattgaactaaaatacagtgttccctcgcctATCgcgagggttaggttccaggaccacccgcaataa